The Lycium ferocissimum isolate CSIRO_LF1 chromosome 1, AGI_CSIRO_Lferr_CH_V1, whole genome shotgun sequence genome includes a region encoding these proteins:
- the LOC132029429 gene encoding protein FANTASTIC FOUR 3-like, with amino-acid sequence MTLTSTLYQGLQSCLEPTLLEPRILMNKLTPPKSNFPEPTTLPQKSKIGQQEGEIEEENEENGSVGGWSFIQALENPCQYSRKGDAEDRVYVHPLVKPCSLNTKSLEMCTESLGSETGSDICESVEEFSNYHGVQRSKCREFAQKFNRTASFPPPLTSMSGNKGVQVRPHREDGRLILKARTTTSCNSNFQAERANGRLRLSLLIPDECSHGEEDEISQENEHENDEDIGGRKLGSDIVVGEYSRPRRCKTSGIRNKGIPSWEPFWVAIS; translated from the coding sequence ATGACCTTAACCTCTACTTTGTATCAAGGTCTGCAATCTTGTCTAGAGCCTACACTTCTTGAACCGCGCATTCTAATGAACAAATTAACTCCTCCTAAATCAAATTTCCCAGAACCTACCACATTGCCACAAAAATCGAAAATAGGTCAACAAGAaggtgaaattgaagaagagAATGAAGAAAATGGCAGTGTTGGTGGCTGGAGCTTTATCCAAGCACTAGAAAATCCTTGTCAATACTCGAGAAAAGGCGATGCAGAGGACAGAGTCTATGTTCATCCTCTGGTGAAGCCCTGTTCTCTCAATACAAAGAGTTTGGAAATGTGCACTGAAAGCTTAGGAAGCGAAACTGGCAGTGATATTTGTGAAAGCGTAGAAGAATTCTCTAATTATCACGGAGTTCAACGATCAAAATGTAGAGAATTCGCGCAAAAATTCAACAGGACAGCTAGTTTTCCACCTCCATTAACTTCAATGAGTGGAAATAAAGGTGTCCAAGTTAGGCCACACCGCGAAGACGGTCGTTTAATATTAAAAGCCAGGACAACCACTTCTTGCAACTCTAATTTCCAAGCTGAACGCGCTAATGGTAGGCTCAGGCTTTCGTTGTTAATCCCTGATGAATGCAGCCatggagaagaagatgaaattagCCAAGAGAATGaacatgaaaatgatgaagatatTGGTGGTAGGAAATTAGGAAGTGACATTGTGGTAGGAGAGTATTCAAGACCAAGAAGATGCAAAACAAGTGGGATTAGGAATAAAGGGATTCCAAGTTGGGAGCCATTTTGGGTGGCTATTTCCTAA